GTACGCGTTTCCACCCCCATCCCTCCCTCTTCCTCCTTCTCCTTCTTTTCACCCCCCATACCTGTTCCTAAACCTGAAGGTACAAAAAACAGTACTTTCTACCTTCTTCTCAACTTCGTATATCGAGTAATAGATTTAAGCGGTCAAGCGCAGTGTATATGTTTATATGGACATTGTAAATAAGGTATACGGGCTCATCGTGAGTAGACATTATCGTTGCGATAGAATTCGTGCAGATTCTATCGGGCACGCACCCCAGGATTCGCACGTACAAAACGAAATACGCTCGTTCCGCGCCAGCGTGCGCGCGCAAGGTGACACGTCACACAATGTACACATACACAGTCGTACAGCGTATACACGTACCATCGTTCTCAGTTGTAAATGCAAGACTCGTTTTTAATTTATGcgatgaagaaaaaaaaataaaaaaaacgttGTATTTATTATGTGAAACATTCCACAGCGAAAGGTGTTCAGTCTGAATGCGACCGATTTTTTTGTGGGATTTTATTGCAATTTTAGATTAACTAATAGCGCTAAAGAAAGAGGAACAACAAATGTAAATAAAAGCTTTTTTGCGAAACACCTTACATGTTTATCcttttattctcttaaatagcaGTAAATTTGAGGCTCGATTAATTTACAGCAACGTGGACTACTTTACACTTAAAAGAAAAgacattttttaactttttgcaTCCGACTGCGTCGCGTTATTATTGCATTCAAGTCGGAACCCGCATTTAGCACAGTGATTGTCCAGCGcaaacttttaattttcttcgaaGAGAAATTAATTGATTTGAACAGCGCTGCCCGAATCGAAGTTTGATACGACCGTGATCGTTCGTTTCATTGACCCTTGTTTAATTCTTAACGTCAATTAGGAAAAACGGAAGAAAGGAACATATTTGTAGGTGATTGTCCCCCACCGACCGACGTCGCGATGTAAAACAAGCAATCTTGTATAGAAGGTGCAAATATGTCAGgaataatgtaaataaaaagtaatatttaataaaacttaTACGTTCAATCTTCTTTGTTTCGTGTACGCAATAGCAGTCTCTCTCTATATCATTTGTTGTGAAAATGTTACAAAGTTTTCTATATTTATAATCAAAATTCACAGAATCGTTTGAAATAGATATGTTCTTACGAAAATTAGCCGAAAGTGCAATGCAGGTATTGAATTAATATCggataaaataaaaacaacTACGAATAAATATAGATTTCTAGACTTTTACTATTCATAAAATCAGATTTTCTGTGTTCGATTAGTTATAGTTCCTAAGATCATCGTTTTTTACAAGGTCTAATAAACTCTATACAGTGTTCCTACTCGACGATGGtgtgaattaaacaattataaataaaactcagcattgtttaacattccgACGCAATAGTTTGagcaattcttaacaatatgtggtatatgaataatgaaagggccgatcagtatgcgtaaataataatttttcgcgaaataatttgtccatcggacgcgtaaagatggctgacacacgctgtgctctccccactcctccgtCATCACGTTAAAGGCTCATGCGGTGACTTACGTGGCTCAGTCTCGCGGGGGGGGTCCAAGGGTGGCGGAACTCCTGGCTTGGTGGGTACCCCGGGATCATCCTAGACTGACTAGTGGCGACCAGGgggaccagggggaccagggctgaccgctactgaccagcgctgaccagtgctgaccactgctgaccagttGACCAGTGGTGAGCGTACGGTGACCAATAGTGACCAGTTGCTGACCAACGGTCAGGTTTGCTTAAATATCCCCTCTCTctcttatttttctgatttgaagcttGTTCGTTCATTTTTGACTATGGTTTGATGCAAAGTTGGGTTTATTGAATTTATCGGTTTTCGTTTCGTTACTGTGGATGTATCCGCCATTTTCGACATACAATGAGATATTCTATCGACTGATTCTTCTGTTATTTTGACAATTGTTGCGTTAACTTGACCATATGTGACTTTGAAAGAAAATGGTTCTCTATGGGGTATTTCTTTCAATCGTTTACTGTTTCCGTTTCCAATTCTTTCCTGAACTCGTATCTGTCTTTGTCGATCAAcctgaatttttatttcgattttgtTTGCGAAATTACTTTGTCGATTTCACTACTTGGGGTATTAGTTGAGTCTGACTTGGTAAGATATTCCTCATTTCGTAGAATATTTTCACTGGTCAGCTAAGTTCATCAGTGTCGTCTATCaattaatctgaatttttattttgactttATTTGGGAAATTATTCTGTCGTTTTGACTGagtgtatttaatatattttggctgacattgtttaatttattaatattttcacttcCTTATTACGTGTAAATTTTGTTCATTTCTTTAGGTAGGTCTACAATAACTGTATTCTGTGTAGGAATGTTTCAGAATTTCTTAGCTTGATCGATACATCAGCTCAACAAATTACTTCTCCACTTGTCGAATCACAGATGGAGTGGATAGGGTTTATTAAATTGTCTTTAATATGATACTAATACAAGTATTAGTTTCTGTTTCAGATTAGATCTATTATAGATCGactccaaggacatcgagggaagacgccacaaccgccgagggattcatccgccgagggagtcatccgccgagggacatttaattccaagtaaattagtcttaagcttcgtcgcgaatcttaaaattaacgtcgaagatttctttatatcATATCTGCGcgctgtaccaagcaattattgatcaagtagcttctctctcgctcgttccctcgttcctagcttcgatcaccgctgtttcatcgattgaaacatgtgatcggccgtgtatctggtccgaaagatctaatcgccttcccttggtaagcttgattgagggaaaacggcacttcgctggaaggtgtggagtttccgtattctgcggaaacgcataccttccagcggaagtcgaccccgtttcaggtactctctcttttgtcagacaacctaagtcgggtccttcgggctcccggcgggttgcgttggagaaatggagacctcgactcggggttgcagttctctgttttcttgttgagatcgagttagcaagggcagtaggttcgatcctcggatccgctgcacggttcagcatcgcgtcgcgtcgcgtcgcgtatcccacgatttagcttcatccctctttttaaccacataattgcttggtacaactaagtcaaggaactttgtttccttctatcgcccgaattttagcttcaacttgactagacttgagcttcgacgttaattttaagtccctactgtatgcgtctcccaatattaccaagtaattatttaacaagtagcttctctcgactcgttctctcgtttcctgcttcggtcaccactgtttcgcggaacgaaacatgtgatcggccgtccagtttgtccgaaagatctagtcgcctgccaatgatagatcgatttctagaaatagaaatcaatctaccaagggtagtgttgattcgatccgaagatctgctgtacggttcagcatcgcgtcgcgtcgcgtctccaacaatttagcttcatccctttttaaacaaaataattacttggtatttagacttaagtctttagtgtagccgcgtgtcctgccaagtaattatgtaacaagtagcttctctttccCCCGTCTCTCGTCTGCTCCGATCACctctgcttccatgtagaaagcaagtgatcggccgattagctggtccgaggggtcagttgccgtcctctagcgagacgatccaagggaaagggtatttcggccgtagaggggatcagggactgttcctgtctacggtagccccgactcaggatccctctctctgtcagacgtcccgagttgggtccatttggctcccaacaggatgcttgggggaaatggggaacctgtgtcgggtgcgtcgattcccttacccttcgatcggacttgccaagaggcaacgagctgacccttttgacctcgctattcggttcgcgtctctcgttcctcgcactattgcatggtgcatcgcgtcgtatcgcgtcgcgtcgcgtcacccacgatctagcttcgtccctcttttaaacaaaataattacttggcatggctaatctagtttctaaggatgtaaaagggagatcgatggaacttggattccatctatctcctttcgggtctccactcgcagcaacctccacgtggtgagacctggtaatcggtgtcacccacgatagaaaagttattcttcgtgggtgacaccgagctaatggctgcgaatttagaattgtttcttgatataataaaagaatttagatttatagttaggcaggtgtttggttaaccattatgttaggcaagttatttttactcgaaaacaaattcttttgaaaattctttcaactctctttcGTTTGTTTCACCTTCGATCAACGATCGTTGGCACAGAagttctttattaatggagggtggttagAAATCTGTTAGgacgggtctccattcgcagcaacctcctcgtggtgagacctgggtaatattatttagcgtttaattagtaatcgtatcactctaggttgggtaatgcaattattaattaagaactaaataatattagcaaattggctgcgatccgctttgcataggttaTGATGAATacagagcttcttcgctaggttagttttgattcatcaaagattctacaaTATTATTACagtcgaggtatacgagtagattttGTACCTACCCAAtgcattttttcggcccatttttttgGAATTTCAGtccctgcatagtcaactcacatgtatttatgcacacactacagctatcAGCCCAccgatactaattcagtgaatagtttctcaactgaccgctatccatgagaagagggcaTACGATATGCgtggtcagaaatgtttctgGATACATCGTCTGTGTCGTAACTCTCGTCTCGTTTAGTTGCAATTCTCATAGCTAACGGCGCAGCTATCTTAGTCCATTGTGAATCGGCCAAGTTGGATTTTACACCAAAATGGTAAGAATAATTTGTAATTCTAATCCTATTTTCTTCGTTTGTGCTTCTTGAATTACATTCATTTCCCTGATAAAAATAATACTATACGATATATATATGTAATGTAGCACGCCAGAGATAGATCGTTTTTCCATAGTTTATTTGCATTACAATTTGTTGTTACATTTGCAAGCTTCATCCTCATTTGTCAGTAATTTCCGGGTTCGTACAATTATCTATCACAAAATGCATGCAACGAATCAGCAAACATACGACACGTATTTACATTTAATTCGTACCTAACCTAGATAACGCTGCTTCAAATAAATTGTTTCACTTCTAATACGTATTCAAATTCAATAATCAATCAAGTTAGAATCATCGACCAATTTATAAGTAATCGTTAACACGCAATAGACTCAGCGACACTTATTAGAGCAACATTCGATCTTAAATGTAAATCGAAAGCAACATCgcaacgaataaaatttaatcgATCAAATAGCAACACGTGATTAATGACTAACATATAATGGTAACGATAGAACACGCCCACGCGATCATGTGTGACATTAACTAGCGTAAACTATGAGTAGACTATGAATATTCATGCGAAAGTAATTAACGTCACCTCGATTTTTCGATCTCGCGTCCGTTGTATCTAATGCAACTCAACGGTAACAATACACGCGATAATTCGACTTAAATTTATACGATTTCTTGTCCCTCGGACGATCGAGAATACGAAAACATTGTCTTCGATAAATTCAACAGCGaaatcaaatttttataaattacttTGTAtaaaacgaattgaaattcTAACTAATATCGATCCTTCAACAATGTCAGCGTGTTGTATccttgaaaaatttaattattctaaTCATTCACGATCGTAGCTTGATTTTTACGAAGGTGTGTTACAAAGCGTGCATTGTTCGTCTTATCGACTAAATTCTGGCACAGCAACGCGAATTCTCTAAAAATATATCTTTTTACTCGAGAAGGTTGCCGGtcgcaagaaaaaaaaaacattcaatCTCGCAATTTCCTTTCTCACACCGATCGCAATCTTTCGTAAACATCTTCGCATCTTCGATTGACAGAAGAAATAATCGAGGCTCCTGAGAATGAGAATGCCGCGAGTCGAAGAAAATTAAAGAATCGACCAGTCtctctatacagagtgttcggccatccctggaaaaaattttaatgagggattctagaggtcaaaataagacgaggcttcgttaaaaagttattaacgtttaaagttccattcgttctgaatttttttctcgaaaatgcgcaggatttcagggttatgtctattcaccaaaaatgattgcaattgacccccacagctaacgatatttttttcagaacgattcgaaatttttcaattttgtcgaaaagattcacaccttctcgaatttttttctagaaagtgagtaggatttcgggggtatgtgtaatgaccaaaaatgattgcaattggcccctgtaaacgaaaataatttttctaggacgatttgcaattcttttttttttgtcgaaaaatttagtcaattagattttcggtaaggaatttttttctcgaaagtgcgtaggatttcgggggtatgtgtaatgaccaaaaatgattgaaattgacccctacagctaacgatatttttttcagaacgattggaaatttttcaattttgtcgaaaagattcacaccttctcgaatttttttctcgaaagtgggtaggatttcgggggtatgtgtaatgaccaaaaatgattacaattggcccctgtaaacgaaaataatttttctaggacgatttgcaattctttttttttgtcgaaaaatttagtcaattagattttcggtaaggaatttttttctcgaaagtgcgtaggatttcgggggtatgtgtaatgaccaaaaatgattacaattggcccctgtaaacgaaaataatttttctaggacgatttgcaattctttttttttgtcgaaaaatttagtcaattagattttcggtaaggaatttttttctcgaaagtgcgtaggatttcgggggtatgtgtaatgaccaaaaatgattgcaattgacccccacagctaacaatatttttttcagaacgatttcaaatttttcaatttaattgttaataactttttaacgaagcctccatcgacgaattggcattcttgattttcgtcttattttggcctctagaatcctgcatttagatttttcccacgggtggccgaacaccctgtatattccctCGACATTCGCCATTTTTATTCCCCTCGTGGAATCAAGTCGAACGCGCCAAATTTAAATCGTGTACTCGTCCGACTGTTTAATTCAGAGAATCGTTGTCGTTTCGCGTTCGCGTTGCGATAGAAGCGAGAAATGGCGAACAAAAATGACGATGAAAGTTGCAGGGAAATTATTTACGATCGCTCACCGATCGTACGTTTCGTTTTCCAACGCTTCGTAGAAAAGTTTCCGCGAGTAGTCTTCGTTGTTGAACGTCGCACAGTCACACGGACCAGCCATGGTTCCACGCTTATAACTCATAATTTAAACGCTATATACTCTGAACAGCAACTATGAACACAACGAACATAGCGAATAAACCGCAGTAACGTATAACAGGATACGTGGTAAATAATGGCGacgaaacgcgaaaaattccaGACGGGGTTTCGACGACATTTTCTTTTGTCGAGAAATTATTGTAGAAACGAAGTCTCGCCCCGCGTGAAATTTTTAGTCTTCGATCGCCGGTACATAGAATTATAAATACTTAAACGTTCCTCGGGGaatcgataaataaaaaaacattctTCCAATTTCATAAAGTTCAACAAATTGTTCGCGTAAAAATATTGGTCCCCTAAGCGTATCGATGCTACGTCGATCGAAAACGATATCGATCGTAGTAATCTGTGGGATTAAGATTCAAAAGTCCGAAACTATTATCTTACAATACCGAAACCAATTGGAACCTCGAGGTTCGAGCAAATATATCTCGATAACAAAATTTGTAAACGATAAAGTACTCCGCGTAGAAAAGCCGCTGATAAAACACAGTAAAACACTCGTAACTCtgtaattgatttaaaaaagaaaatctttcTCCCCTGAGAAACATCTTTACACGCGGAGGAACGTCGTACGTGAAAGCTCTTAACCCTTCGAGAAATAAAAGACATTACAAAACGTGTAAGTAAACGTCTCAGCCTCTTGCAGCTCTTTCGTGGCCAGAGACACGGGAAACCTTCGAATTATGTTTGCATAATTTACAGAAACGCTACGAATCAATTTTAAATAcccattattaaaatattctacAAATATCTTAAATcttcaaatttttataaaataaacatcGTGAAACGTTTCCCCGTCCCTGTCGCCGGAGTCTCGAATGTTCCAAAAAAAAGCAAATGGACGAACAGAAAGAATCTCGAACGATATGGCAGCGTGTAAACGTTTCGATGCAAAGCGTACGTGTTTGTAGAAAAATGGAacgcttaaaaaaaaaattttatctaatatatgtatatatatatgtatgtatctgTCAcgggaaaaaataaaattatttatcgagTAATAAAATCGTCGTAGGCGTTTCGATCTGTCGCGAGCGAAACACGGATACGAAGGCTTCTAGAAAAACCGTAATTAAAATCTGTTTTCCTGTGGATGAGATTCAGGAAGTTCGTTCCTTTCGTTATCTGTTCGCGTCTGTTTCTCGTTGAAAGCTCGTTCAATCGAAAACACAGGCGAGAACGCGCACGAGACAGTTGCCGATCCTCGCACAAGTTTTCTGTCCTTGGCTCGCGCACTCCTTCCTCCTGTTCTTCCGGTTGTCCTGTCGCTCCTTTTTACCGGACATCGTGTAACTTTGGTTCTCGTAGCACGCTACGCCGATCCTCGGGGCACTCGAGAGTCTGGACAGTGGACCAGCGATCGCACTTCGAAGCTACGAACAGAGAAAGTCGAGTTCAGTTTTAGAAATACTTTGTAAAATGGTTTCACAGACGTCCAATTGGGTTTGAAAAAATTTCGCTCGGAAGTTAACTCGATTTTCTGATCAACGAAAGGAGTTTGAaatcatcaagaaattggtattcttgattttcgtcttattttggcctctagaatctttcattaaaatttttccctggggtgaccgaacaccctgttttATCGAAATAGAAACGAAACTTCGTGTCTCGATTTCGACAGTGGTAAACGTAGCTATTCTTTGTCGACTATCCAATCACGTACTCACGTAACGTTGAATCGAATAGCACTGggaaatttaaacaaattagCTACAACTTTGCTTCGTTTACGGTTTCCTCTACGCAGTATCGTCGTTTCGTCACGTTTCGGACTTTTGATTCTTCGTAGCATGTCTCCGTAATGTTCAATTAAAGAATACAATCTTTTGATTGCGTTACACGTGGCCCAGATGTtagaaattttttcaaaattattttagacATCCCAGGAACCCCCCTTGTTAGTTTTATTATTTGCATCTATTAATCTTTATAAGCAAAAAAtaactgaaaattaaaaataatagcaTTTGAAAGTTTCAGTAGAATAACGTGTACAGTGCAGATAATAATTGTTCGAACAATGGTATAACAATAGAACTTTACCTGAGCCATGTATAATTAAATAGCTACAAGAGTCTACGTACGATTACCGACTAATTTGTCGAGTAAAGCAAACAATCAAATATAATCATAAGATACTGTTTGATTTCGAAATTAGCAagcttttaattataatttaatcgaTCAATCATTAATATAAGAGTCGTAAAGACAGTAAAAGATAAAGTATTTTTTCATCAAATGATTACAAATCACTGATTTGTGATTGCAGATTACACGTGTACTTGGAGTAGTAATTAATGATTAACACAGTTACTTGAAATAATCATTTACAACAGTGATCTCACAGTGAACTACTGTTCGAGAGCGTTTATGTTTACAATGGAGAATCTACAGAATAATAATAACTTTTTGTATACGAAAAACGTGATTTTTAAACTATTAGTTCCGAACTTACTACATTGTTAGAAATCCTAATCAGGAGTTGCTTCACTAGCCCGAACAATTATTTGTCTGACAGCATACGTTGTGATAACTGATATGGTTGTTGTGAGTATCGAAACGAGACTCGTGCAGAGTCGGTGTCTCTCGATGATTAAAGTAATAATATCTTTCCGCCAATTGCTAAATGAAAATGCAGCGATAATATTCTTAATGAGTTGTTAAGTGTCCAAGTAAATAATGAAAGTAAAATACACGAGCAAGAGTTTAGAAAACCACCGGTAATATTATAACTGCAATTCGACATTTAGCACATTTCAGTTACACGATAAATTGATTTTCTGTATAGTGATCACCATAGAACACGAGTCTGCTACATAAGCGATTCCTGACACTACCATTCTCATACGTTTGTTCGATCGTTTGTTCGCTCTAGGCATGTCTTCCAATGTACTATGCATTTTTATTCGTCACCACTTTCCAATAATGCGATTCAACGCATCGTAAGATccgtttattttctatttaaatcgGTCGACGCGAAAAGCGAAAAACTGAACGGTACACGCCGCGCGAAAGATGGCCGAAGACTGGAATAATAATTCGATAGAATGGTCTCCCGTTAAGCGGTGTTTAGACACGCGGTTAAACCAATAAGTCAAGGAACAGATAAAAGAGCAGTGCCTGATAATGATCACGGTCACTAGTTTCAAAAATGAGATAAGTATCAACCCCCGATAAGATTGTTGTAGTTCACTTCAGGCTTAAAACGTGCTCGACCGTGCATTTCTCGTGAGAATTTGATCCATCGTAATATAAATTATCAAAATAGTGGCAGAACAGAAGTCCACTGTTTCAtgcattaagatattaaagggtTTAAATTACGAATGAAACTTGTCAGCGGTATGACGCGTTGGAGACGCTGGTTCATTGTCCGATCGCAGAAGTGCAGCATCATTGGGCCGCGTGCAGCAcgggatgggtgaccgctcgGGGAAAAAAACCCTCAATATATTGATTTCTCTACACTCTTTACATATATTAATATCTCTCTATCGATATTGCAAAATTGGTCATTATTTGCTCGTTAATTATAATTCGTAAATAAAAAGTAATTGCAAGTGCAATAAACAATGGATAAAAATAAATGGGGGGAAAAATGCATAAGAAACTTCCCGGTTCCAGTGGGTACGAATATGGAGCCAGGAAGTAACAACTAAAACTGTGTGTGGTATTAGAAACGTACATAATTGCAGTTTACACACCGAAGTTTGAAATAATGTTAGAACTACCTCGTTTCCGTCGCGACTTTGAGTGTGTCCGAGAATCCTGGCAACGATGAAAGCGGACTCTTCGCTGGAGAGTACGCCGCTGGCCATTGGTCCTTCGATGAACTCTCTGTCCGTCATTAGAGGGTACCGAACGCTGTACCAAACTTCGTCTGATAGAGCTGCCCTCTTGTTGCTGGCCGATGGTTCCACGCCGGCCCTTCTGCACTCGGATGCAGCGCACCTGTCCAACGCGTGGAACAGGACAGACTCGTTGGTCAGCCTCAGAGTATCGCGACACGCCAATTCCTCCACTTCTGCGACGCTCAGCTCCTCGAAGCGCTCCTGGCCGAAGACCACTTCCGGCTCCGCGTCGATTATGGCCAGACAGGCGTCGAGCAGTCGCGTACAGACCGCGGCTATATCGTTTCAGAGGAAACTCGTGTGTAACATCGTACTCGTGTGACAAAAACAAAGATATCAActtcatttctttttatttaaatggTCCCTGAAAGGAGGGGATTCTTTTTACTGTAAGGTGGTATTATTCTTTATATTATTTAAGCTAGATCGATTTACAGGTTATTCGATTTATAGCAAGAGGATAATTCCACGTTCCATTTAAAAGAACATGTCGATATCTTCGTTTCTGGGAAGACAGCTTGTAACGCTTTATTCGGTACAACTTTGGTGAAACGATTCTACAGTGTGTACAGTGAAGATAAGGAGATAGGTTCATTAGGTTTTATTGCATTTACTTCCTGTTTCGTAACACTACGGGATCTTGTAACTTTATAGTATCTCCAGCTGATTTCAAGTGCTAGAAATCAATTTTTACAGTGGGTGGTCACTTTTAAAAATCTCAACCAAATTTTTGGGGGACGGAACAAGTAATCTATTCGATACGGTGGGATTTTTATCGaacgtttaattttttatttacactTCACCGTTGGATAAAGTCGCTCGAGCAATCTGGTAATCGGCCTACGTTGCCCGATAACATCGGGAATATCTGaccattaattaattttaagacCTGATAATTGTATTTTGAAAACAATTCAGATTTAAATTTCAACGAATACCCAAAACTGGGAGAACATTCTACGCTTACTTGGCTATTGAAAATCAAATAAAATAGCTAATTCTCTTTCTTTCGGCACAGAGCGGGAAAAATcgatatttcaattttgaaaaatgATTTACAACGTGGATCCTTCCCGTACCCGACAAATTTTGcaatgttgctgtgtggaaattGGCGAATTAAAAACACAGAAACACAGTGATCACAATACCTATTTCACCAGCGTCGTCTCCGGGGATTGGTGGCGCGGTGGGCGAATTGGGCGACCTCGAGAGGCCGGAAGTCGCGTGGGTCGCGTAGAGGTTGAGACCTTGATAGATCTCGAGGACGGTGCTCGCGTTCAGGTTCCTTTCGAGGTACTCGACCGCCAGACGAGCCAATTCCGAGCAAAGGTACTGGTGGGCCGCGTCGAGGGTGGCTCTAGCCGTCGACACCGATTGGAAATGTATCGGCTCGTCGAGAAGATATCTGCGCAGAAAATTTACGGACTTCGTGGTCGATACCGAACGCAGACAGTTGCCTAACGGGTCGCGCGTGTCGTTCGTGCGCGTATTTCTAACCACACTTTTAAATTTTCTTAGAAGAATAATTGTTCGGTGCTCTGCATCTGCAGCATCTCTGCCCAGAGCGTCGAGATCTGGTCAATTTTCGTTTGCAAGTAACCACCAACGGGAACGCGATCAGAAAAATGATCCAGAAATACGCGATCGTACCCACCACCGCGATTGTCTGCAAAGACAACGTCGACATGATCTCGAAAGATCTTGGaagactctctctctctctctgtcgcgTGAAAATACTTGTTTCATTCGACAATATTTTGGAATTTCTGCGTAGCTGAGGTATATTTGTGGAACTCACTGTACTCTTGAAACTTGTATTATTCCCTTTATCGTTTGGGTAGAAACCCCCCTCGAGACCTTGGTTCTACAATGGGGTAGAGCTAGTTATTTTGTGCGACGTTGGGTGACCTTCGTCTCCCCTTCTATCGATTCCGCAACTGTCTTCGGGGGATCGAaattaataattcaaatttttctcTTCCGTCCATCGTCTTACGTGCAAACGAAGATTCACTGTTTATAAATGTACAGGgcgttcgaccacccttggaagaaattttaatgggagattctaaaggacaAAATAAGCCAAAATcaacaaatttcattttatcccctagaatctcccattaaaattttgggagtggtgaccaaacaccctgtatatcgatatACTCCGGAGGAGAGCCGAAAAATTATTCTATTCGCGC
The sequence above is a segment of the Colletes latitarsis isolate SP2378_abdomen chromosome 6, iyColLati1, whole genome shotgun sequence genome. Coding sequences within it:
- the Axed gene encoding BTB/POZ domain-containing protein axundead isoform X2, whose translation is MTVAYGDGSRCARGESEKSRQKIREGVRNRIYSKTIILPVIARHPTKEIVIFKSSPKDMSQVPLIANEETSQRSTESSTNNMVVLEAGLPGDTWRYCVERERLAERSEWFRAMLFGPLAPAATDPPPSVRLQHVEKRAFDYLFRYLLDEPIHFQSVSTARATLDAAHQYLCSELARLAVEYLERNLNASTVLEIYQGLNLYATHATSGLSRSPNSPTAPPIPGDDAGEIAAVCTRLLDACLAIIDAEPEVVFGQERFEELSVAEVEELACRDTLRLTNESVLFHALDRCAASECRRAGVEPSASNKRAALSDEVWYSVRYPLMTDREFIEGPMASGVLSSEESAFIVARILGHTQSRDGNELRSAIAGPLSRLSSAPRIGVACYENQSYTMSGKKERQDNRKNRRKECASQGQKTCARIGNCLVRVLACVFD
- the Axed gene encoding BTB/POZ domain-containing protein axundead isoform X1, giving the protein MTSELLDCFACGLLRVPIEWIVSLAIAFYENCFDKIDGNFVNMRLPAFGKKSANPDEEPGTKGDGSRCARGESEKSRQKIREGVRNRIYSKTIILPVIARHPTKEIVIFKSSPKDMSQVPLIANEETSQRSTESSTNNMVVLEAGLPGDTWRYCVERERLAERSEWFRAMLFGPLAPAATDPPPSVRLQHVEKRAFDYLFRYLLDEPIHFQSVSTARATLDAAHQYLCSELARLAVEYLERNLNASTVLEIYQGLNLYATHATSGLSRSPNSPTAPPIPGDDAGEIAAVCTRLLDACLAIIDAEPEVVFGQERFEELSVAEVEELACRDTLRLTNESVLFHALDRCAASECRRAGVEPSASNKRAALSDEVWYSVRYPLMTDREFIEGPMASGVLSSEESAFIVARILGHTQSRDGNELRSAIAGPLSRLSSAPRIGVACYENQSYTMSGKKERQDNRKNRRKECASQGQKTCARIGNCLVRVLACVFD